The DNA window AGGAAATAAGACTTCAGGCTTTATTGTGCTTTAATCCTCGATGATTTTCTTGATATGTGTAAtaactgcagtgcagtgttatatatgttttttaatcatcaaatacatttcatcaatcaatcaatcaccaGACACAAGGTAACTTTTTTGTGGCAGTCATTCTCCATTGAGTGAAGTGCAATAAAGTTTAATGTTGATGAAGCACAATAAACACTGTAGGGAGTAAAGCCTCTGTGGACCAATCCCAAAGAGAAATCAGTTTCATTAAAAGCTCAGAGCCCCAGGACATCTCTCTGCACCGCACAACCTAACAGTGTATTTCCAGCTTCCACACACTCTGCCACACATGGtgctggaaaaaagaaaacacaatagaAACAAGACTGAGTATATAAGCAAACAGCTGATTCTAATCATTACTCACTGTTAAAAACagcataattattattatgattattaccATTCTGAGCACGGAACCATGACACAGCCTTCATAGCCAGAAGCTCCCACTCTTCCTTAGCATCCATCTTGAAACCATGAAGCCAGATCAGAGCCAGAATGGTGGCCCACACTTCCTGGTTCACCTAATTCAACAAAACCAAGAAAATCACAATCAGATGTCAGTGTATTTTCAGTCAGGTGATGATTGTATAATATTCCTGTATAATTCTAAAACAGCCCTATTATTaatttgtgtaattatttttgacagtaACCCACCGATGCAGGTTTTGGTTTCTCCACCTCCTCGCTGGTCTTTCCCAGTGCAGCAGCCAGAGCTGGATCCAGCACCCAGCAGCCAGACGCCTTCTGGAGGGAGACCAACTGCAGCAAAGGGTCTCTGGATGGCTGCTTGATTATGGTGCCTTCAGTATCTCCAGCATTTGAGTCTGAagaaaaaatgtacagaaagtGCAAAGATAAAATTATCCCTGTAGATCATTCTACTGCTATGAGACTGATTTTTCTGAGGAGAAAATCGATATTAGTGCAAAGATGAAATAATCTTTGTAGACTATTATACTGGTATGTATTTTGATCATTCGTGTTTATATCTGATGGTGAGATAGTGATGTGTAAATACAGTAGTTTCACCACACTTTCACCACACACCAAACAGTGTTTATCCATTTACTGTacttacaaaaatacacacGTGTGATCCACTTCCCTTTAGCTCTTTACTTACAGTTCACACTGGCTGGAGCATCATGGAGCAATGGAGCATCAGGTGGTCGTTTCATGGCACTTTTTAtattacctttaaaaaaatgcattgtgGTCAAGACAAAAATCTTAACTTAACTACTGTGTTCTGAGCTTATTACACCAACTCACAAGCCATTACAAGCATTTTTACAATGTACATGttgttaaataatatttaaaaagtcacaaaacATGTGCACTAGCTCTGGGTAACTGCCACTGTCAGTGACTAACAAAGCAtaacagagccaaaacaactattactgtacagtaatttacattaaagctgcaaaaaaaagaaaaaggagcaaTTCTTGTTGTTCAATGTTTACATCAATTTATAGTATTTATATAAACACATAGATGTGTGTTCTACTCGCATTCAGTTTTCTACTTACATGTCAAATCCAAACTGACCGGAGTACCAAAGCCGTGCACAGCACCCATGTATGAACGGGTGGCAAAAACTTgaagataataataatcattaaaaaacacGTGTAAAAATGGCTAATAGCTCAATTTTCCTCACTTGCTGATCTGCACAACTGTATATGTTGCCATGGTCAATGACTAGCAAAGCATAACAGAACCAAAACAACTACTAAAACAACTACTGTATTTAACTGTAAGTAACTGTGTTTAACATTATAGctgcagaaaaatgtgttttttgttcagcATTTACATCACtttactgtaaaatacacaaatcTGTGTTCCACTCCCTTTCAGCTTTTTACTTACATGTCCCACAGGCTGGAGAGGCCTTCCTTAGGGCCATAgctttaagataaaaaaaaaaaaaagtattgtcAAGACAGAAATCTTAACTAAACTAGTGTCCTCTCACTCACAGTCCTTCAAAGTAATTCTTAAAACGTACAAGTTgctaaataatatttaaaaagtcacaaaaatttGTAATAGCTCAACTTTCCTCACTTGCTGCTCTTTGTTAGTGACTAACAAAGTATAACATAACCAAAACAACTcttactgtacagtatttcaCATCAAAGCTGGAATATTTTAATAGAGCAATCTGCCGCaagaatgtgttattttgttcagtgtttacATCAATTTACTGTATTCATAGAAATACACAGATGTGTATTCCATTCCCATTCAGCTTTTTACTTACGAGCACCAAATGCCGGTAATGATCTTTGCACACGCCTGCCTTGACAGATTCCTATCACttcaagatttaaaaaacagaaaaagtgtgAGGTCACAACATTACATGACAATTAGTAAATCTGGTTTCTGAGATTAGAGAGTTGGGTTGTTCAAATATCCAAAATAGATTTTTATAATGTGAAAGCAGGAAACTATTGTGCTTCTGTATCTTTAGCATTATTTTACTACACCAATGAGCCTAAACATTATGGCCACTCGCAGATGAAGCAAGGGTACCTTCAGGGGTTTTGTAGAGTCAGAGGGTCAGTTATTGGAAAAACACTCACTGGGTACTGGAACATCTCTGTGCACCAGAGGTCCTTCAATCGGCTTGTTGTTGCCTTTGTTGACAGCAATGAAAGCAGTGAAGGAGCTGCTCACTCCTGATTGGACACTGAGCTCCACCACCTTCTCCTTCACTCCTCCATCTTGCtgtcctctgtgctctctctcctccatctccaggGAGCGAATCAGAGTCCGAGCACCCAACCTGTGGACTGTTagtctgcagacagaggagaggagtaaaCACAGGAGGAGCGGAGTAAAATATAGACATATGCACTTTGTCTAATGATGTAACAAGTCTAAAATATCAGATAACGTCTCCGTTTACAGACATTAGAGTGATGTCATTTTTGCTACATTTTGACCTTCATACTgtgaggagacaaaaacaaaaagttaaagttaCCCCGTGTCCTCCTCAGGTTTGAGACTGAAGTGGAGCTGGTTCTGAGAGGGATGACCTGCCAGGCTGTACTTCACCGTCACACAGCCCTCTGCTGCATCTGAACTCTGAGAGAACATTACAGTTTTACAAAACAAGTGTATGTTCataattacagacaaaaatcactgttattaatatttttcaaaCCTGACAAACTAACCAGGGGTGTTTCACTATGAGATGGTGCTGCTCCTACCTGTCCAGTGAGCTGGGCATAaatcagtgacctttgaccctggaaAAGTGTTGTGATtggtggagagagagcagtgacagacacTCCCTTTGGTAAATCCCAGGTAACTGAGATGTCCACCACTGCTGGCTGCAGAGCAAATCTCAGTGACTGCATCACCTGGTgggaaaaaacagtttctgaAAGTTGGGAGAGGCACTGACCTTTTACTTCCTGGAACTGTGATTTCTATACCAATAAAAATGTGCTGTTACACTGtttaatttaacagtttttctgtctttaaaattCTTACTTTAGGTTGCATCCTGTCAGTCCCTGTGATGAACTGAGCGTGACCTCCTCCTTCCTTGGCCAACCCATTGATAAGAGCAGAGCTGGATCCTTCTCCAATCCCAAAGGAGAAACACCtacaatacagtatttttatttttaacacacacagaactacAACACTGGACATActgagagtgtgtttttgtttcacctGTGAGAACCTGAATTCTTCTTCACCAGATTTATCACGTCTTTGGTGTTGCACACCTCTCCATCAGTAAAGACAAACAGCTAGGGAGGAGAgtttacacagttacacaacatCACATGAAGCATGTGCTGAAAGTCATTCATCTAATTCTATATGAGtgtcaaaacactgctgtagtAATACAACTGTTTTTTTATGGTTAAGTGTTAAGAACAAGGCATGGTTAAGTATGaccttcaaacaaacaaattaactgtgtgtgtgtgtgtgtgtgtgtgtgtgtgtgtgtgtgtgtgtgtgtgtgtgtgtgtgtgtgtgtgtgtgtgtgttgtgtgcattaCTTGTCTGGGCTGGCTGGGAATGCAGGGCTGGCTGTAAATATGCTTGAGGGGCTCAAGAATCTCTGTTCCTCCCAGATTAGCATCCATCACCTCAACTTTCTTCAGAGCCTCCTCCATGGTCTCCTGGCTGTACTCCACACTCTTACTGTCATCACACAAATGCATGAACATGGGcactaatacaaacacacatgtaatgTACAAGCATTAACAAGAAAGACCTGAAGGCATTTGTTGGACTGAGTGACATGAGGGAGTGACTCACGGGAAGATGTGTTCATAACTGGACCCAAAACTGTAGATGTTGAAATAGCAGCCCATTGGTAAGCTCTTCAACAGGAGCAGTAGAGTATCCtgaaggaaggagagaacaGACAGTGAAGGTTACTGTGTGAGAGGAACACTAGGAAAGATTTTATGTTagaattaatacataataaataccCTGGCACTGCTAATGCGAGTCTGGTGACTCTCGCTGTTGTTCATACGCGAACCCATACTCCCAGATCGATCCATCAAGAACACAAACTCTCCACATGAGGAAACTGAAGACATCACAGACTGAGGGAACTCAGGGTACAGGCTCAGCATCACTACTGGATCACCCATCAGAGTGCCTgaaacacaagaggaaagaCACAGAAATGACCACAAATCTGGCCTTCACCATTTAATCCAATACATGTTAACATGTAACATGAGGATAATTAACGTGTTTCAAGCTGAGTAACAACTTCACTGATGTGCACTCACCAGGCTTTGCAGAGGCCTGTCCTGCCTCCACCACAGCAGTGGGCTGGTGGGCATCTTTGTAATAAATCAGCAGTTCAACATCCCTGTCAAACTTGTGTCCTGCAGCCAACTTGACCTGCAGTTCACAAAATGCAACCTCATATATTTTGTTCACTACTGAGGATCaaccacacacagcagacacattaGCAGTCTACCTACCGTGGCCTGGGTCTGCTCTGTGTTGAGGTACTGCAGAGGGTCCAGGGAACAGCTGGACTCTACTTTAGAGACTGGACGAGGAGAGGACACTCgggcagaaaaagacagactgtAGGGAACCAGAGAGGCTGGAACAGAAGTCACCTGAACACTGGCACCTTCACTACCTGTACACAACATTagacaaacattttacacaaaggATTTCAGTGTTCTGATCGTATATTTGCACAATGGCTTTTAAGAAATGCATTTCCTACCCTGTGGTTCATAGCGAGGGTTGAgcacagcaggcagacagaacCTCAGCCCGTCATCAGCCTGCACAGCCAGCTCAATGACGTACTCCAGCCTGATGGAGGCGCTCTCTCCTGGAGGCAGACTGCCCACACTCAGAGAGAATATATCTGGACTCTGCTCACTCTCCTCCAATAGGAAGGCCTGCTGACCGGAGCTCAGCGCGTCATCATACTCCTCCCGAGCCTGGAGCACAGACACAACATTCACTGTGTTGACTGTTTCTTTCAGATCCATTATAGTGAGCGAACCTTTACTGTCCAGCTCACCTGctgtttctccttcacctcAGCTATAATCTGTGTCTGTCCAATCGTAGCACTGAAATGACAGACAGCTGCATCTCCAGGCAGAGGGAAGACAAAGACAGCCTCTAGTGGTTTGTCCTCCTTGTTCTCATAGTTCAGAGTGGAGACCACTGTAGCCACATGGTCTCTCACTTCCAGCTGCACCTCAATGCTCTTCAGAGGAACTGATGGAGAAATGGAGTAGAAACATTACAAATCTACAAAGAGTTGATGATCCTTATAATAATCACTGATGATACTTAATTAGTCAAAAAagttattaacattttttgtccCTCCTCTTGCTCGTGAAAGTGTATGTACTCAGTTTTGATTAGTAaagttcctctgctgcctccctgTGGCCCAAACACAGACTTGCATAGACAAATATCTGCACTGTCACTCTTTTCCTGATTAGCAGAGCAAAATCAAAtatacaaaaccaaaacagcactTTAAATGTAAGTGACACTGTTAATGTCACAGCGAACTAAACacttaacaaaagaaaacctTGAAGTCCGTCATTAGGTTTGAATGTAGAGGAGAGAAAGTTTGGATCTGATGTTTGTGAACATCTTTACCTGGTTGCTTCTGGACAGTTAG is part of the Lates calcarifer isolate ASB-BC8 unplaced genomic scaffold, TLL_Latcal_v3 _unitig_647_quiver_1971, whole genome shotgun sequence genome and encodes:
- the LOC108879387 gene encoding von Willebrand factor A domain-containing protein 5A isoform X7, with protein sequence MSCCGLLTVQKQPVPLKSIEVQLEVRDHVATVVSTLNYENKEDKPLEAVFVFPLPGDAAVCHFSATIGQTQIIAEVKEKQQAREEYDDALSSGQQAFLLEESEQSPDIFSLSVGSLPPGESASIRLEYVIELAVQADDGLRFCLPAVLNPRYEPQGSEGASVQVTSVPASLVPYSLSFSARVSSPRPVSKVESSCSLDPLQYLNTEQTQATVKLAAGHKFDRDVELLIYYKDAHQPTAVVEAGQASAKPGTLMGDPVVMLSLYPEFPQSVMSSVSSCGEFVFLMDRSGSMGSRMNNSESHQTRISSARDTLLLLLKSLPMGCYFNIYSFGSSYEHIFPKSVEYSQETMEEALKKVEVMDANLGGTEILEPLKHIYSQPCIPSQPRQLFVFTDGEVCNTKDVINLVKKNSGSHRCFSFGIGEGSSSALINGLAKEGGGHAQFITGTDRMQPKVMQSLRFALQPAVVDISVTWDLPKGVSVTALSPPITTLFQGQRSLIYAQLTGQSSDAAEGCVTVKYSLAGHPSQNQLHFSLKPEEDTGLTVHRLGARTLIRSLEMEEREHRGQQDGGVKEKVVELSVQSGVSSSFTAFIAVNKGNNKPIEGPLVHRDVPVPMIGICQGRRVQRSLPAFGAPMALRKASPACGTFFATRSYMGAVHGFGTPVSLDLTCNIKSAMKRPPDAPLLHDAPASVNYSNAGDTEGTIIKQPSRDPLLQLVSLQKASGCWVLDPALAAALGKTSEEVEKPKPASVNQEVWATILALIWLHGFKMDAKEEWELLAMKAVSWFRAQNAPCVAECVEAGNTLLGCAVQRDVLGL
- the LOC108879387 gene encoding von Willebrand factor A domain-containing protein 5A isoform X8 yields the protein MSCCGLLTVQKQPVPLKSIEVQLEVRDHVATVVSTLNYENKEDKPLEAVFVFPLPGDAAVCHFSATIGQTQIIAEVKEKQQAREEYDDALSSGQQAFLLEESEQSPDIFSLSVGSLPPGESASIRLEYVIELAVQADDGLRFCLPAVLNPRYEPQGSEGASVQVTSVPASLVPYSLSFSARVSSPRPVSKVESSCSLDPLQYLNTEQTQATVKLAAGHKFDRDVELLIYYKDAHQPTAVVEAGQASAKPGTLMGDPVVMLSLYPEFPQSVMSSVSSCGEFVFLMDRSGSMGSRMNNSESHQTRISSARDTLLLLLKSLPMGCYFNIYSFGSSYEHIFPKSVEYSQETMEEALKKVEVMDANLGGTEILEPLKHIYSQPCIPSQPRQLFVFTDGEVCNTKDVINLVKKNSGSHRCFSFGIGEGSSSALINGLAKEGGGHAQFITGTDRMQPKVMQSLRFALQPAVVDISVTWDLPKGVSVTALSPPITTLFQGQRSLIYAQLTGQSSDAAEGCVTVKYSLAGHPSQNQLHFSLKPEEDTGLTVHRLGARTLIRSLEMEEREHRGQQDGGVKEKVVELSVQSGVSSSFTAFIAVNKGNNKPIEGPLVHRDVPVPMIGICQGRRVQRSLPAFGAPMALRKASPACGTFFATRSYMGAVHGFGTPVSLDLTCNIKSAMKRPPDAPLLHDAPASVNYSNAGDTEGTIIKQPSRDPLLQLVSLQKASGCWVLDPALAAALGKTSEEVEKPKPASVNQEVWATILALIWLHGFKMDAKEEWELLAMKAVSWFRAQNAPCVAECVEAGNTLLGCAVQRDVLGL
- the LOC108879387 gene encoding von Willebrand factor A domain-containing protein 5A isoform X9, whose translation is MSCCGLLTVQKQPVPLKSIEVQLEVRDHVATVVSTLNYENKEDKPLEAVFVFPLPGDAAVCHFSATIGQTQIIAEVKEKQQAREEYDDALSSGQQAFLLEESEQSPDIFSLSVGSLPPGESASIRLEYVIELAVQADDGLRFCLPAVLNPRYEPQGSEGASVQVTSVPASLVPYSLSFSARVSSPRPVSKVESSCSLDPLQYLNTEQTQATVKLAAGHKFDRDVELLIYYKDAHQPTAVVEAGQASAKPGTLMGDPVVMLSLYPEFPQSVMSSVSSCGEFVFLMDRSGSMGSRMNNSESHQTRISSARDTLLLLLKSLPMGCYFNIYSFGSSYEHIFPKSVEYSQETMEEALKKVEVMDANLGGTEILEPLKHIYSQPCIPSQPRQLFVFTDGEVCNTKDVINLVKKNSGSHRCFSFGIGEGSSSALINGLAKEGGGHAQFITGTDRMQPKVMQSLRFALQPAVVDISVTWDLPKGVSVTALSPPITTLFQGQRSLIYAQLTGQSSDAAEGCVTVKYSLAGHPSQNQLHFSLKPEEDTGLTVHRLGARTLIRSLEMEEREHRGQQDGGVKEKVVELSVQSGVSSSFTAFIAVNKGNNKPIEGPLVHRDVPVPMIGICQGRRVQRSLPAFGAPMALRKASPACGTFFATRSYMGAVHGFGTPVSLDLTCNIKSAMKRPPDAPLLHDAPASVNYSNAGDTEGTIIKQPSRDPLLQLVSLQKASGCWVLDPALAAALGKTSEEVEKPKPASVNQEVWATILALIWLHGFKMNAKEEWELLANKAVSWLCAQNAPCVAECVEAGNTLLGCAVQRDVLGL
- the LOC108879387 gene encoding von Willebrand factor A domain-containing protein 5A isoform X1 — protein: MSCCGLLTVQKQPVPLKSIEVQLEVRDHVATVVSTLNYENKEDKPLEAVFVFPLPGDAAVCHFSATIGQTQIIAEVKEKQQAREEYDDALSSGQQAFLLEESEQSPDIFSLSVGSLPPGESASIRLEYVIELAVQADDGLRFCLPAVLNPRYEPQGSEGASVQVTSVPASLVPYSLSFSARVSSPRPVSKVESSCSLDPLQYLNTEQTQATVKLAAGHKFDRDVELLIYYKDAHQPTAVVEAGQASAKPGTLMGDPVVMLSLYPEFPQSVMSSVSSCGEFVFLMDRSGSMGSRMNNSESHQTRISSARDTLLLLLKSLPMGCYFNIYSFGSSYEHIFPKSVEYSQETMEEALKKVEVMDANLGGTEILEPLKHIYSQPCIPSQPRQLFVFTDGEVCNTKDVINLVKKNSGSHRCFSFGIGEGSSSALINGLAKEGGGHAQFITGTDRMQPKVMQSLRFALQPAVVDISVTWDLPKGVSVTALSPPITTLFQGQRSLIYAQLTGQSSDAAEGCVTVKYSLAGHPSQNQLHFSLKPEEDTGLTVHRLGARTLIRSLEMEEREHRGQQDGGVKEKVVELSVQSGVSSSFTALIAVNKGNNEPILGPLVRRDVPTADSKTCLYLRCYRLDQDSECSEIDNVTLKSCSLDGPYDNINVFSGTGSSFGSRTLSMNRVTLKSCSLDDPYDNINVFSGTGSLGPSTSSKDGGKSAKKRVKSVFSRIGCYLKGQSASSQSNKASSSRDADTEPKQPLRDPLLQLVSLQEASGRWVLDPALAAALGKTSEEVEKTKPALVNQEVWATILALIWLHGFKMNAKEEWELLANKAVSWLCAQNAPCVAECVEAGNTLLGCAVQRDVLGL
- the LOC108879387 gene encoding von Willebrand factor A domain-containing protein 5A isoform X6, whose amino-acid sequence is MSCCGLLTVQKQPVPLKSIEVQLEVRDHVATVVSTLNYENKEDKPLEAVFVFPLPGDAAVCHFSATIGQTQIIAEVKEKQQAREEYDDALSSGQQAFLLEESEQSPDIFSLSVGSLPPGESASIRLEYVIELAVQADDGLRFCLPAVLNPRYEPQGSEGASVQVTSVPASLVPYSLSFSARVSSPRPVSKVESSCSLDPLQYLNTEQTQATVKLAAGHKFDRDVELLIYYKDAHQPTAVVEAGQASAKPGTLMGDPVVMLSLYPEFPQSVMSSVSSCGEFVFLMDRSGSMGSRMNNSESHQTRISSARDTLLLLLKSLPMGCYFNIYSFGSSYEHIFPKSVEYSQETMEEALKKVEVMDANLGGTEILEPLKHIYSQPCIPSQPRQLFVFTDGEVCNTKDVINLVKKNSGSHRCFSFGIGEGSSSALINGLAKEGGGHAQFITGTDRMQPKVMQSLRFALQPAVVDISVTWDLPKGVSVTALSPPITTLFQGQRSLIYAQLTGQSSDAAEGCVTVKYSLAGHPSQNQLHFSLKPEEDTGLTVHRLGARTLIRSLEMEEREHRGQQDGGVKEKVVELSVQSGVSSSFTALIAVNKGNNEPILGPLVRRDVPTADSKTCLYLRCYRLDQDSECSEIDNVTLKSCSLDDPYDNINVFSGTGSLGPSTSSKDGGKSAKKRVKSVFSRIGCYLKGQSASSQSNKASSSRDADTEPKQPLRDPLLQLVSLQEASGRWVLDPALAAALGKTSEEVEKTKPALVNQEVWATILALIWLHGFKMNAKEEWELLANKAVSWLCAQNAPCVAECVEAGNTLLGCAVQRDVLGL
- the LOC108879387 gene encoding von Willebrand factor A domain-containing protein 5A isoform X5; its protein translation is MSCCGLLTVQKQPVPLKSIEVQLEVRDHVATVVSTLNYENKEDKPLEAVFVFPLPGDAAVCHFSATIGQTQIIAEVKEKQQAREEYDDALSSGQQAFLLEESEQSPDIFSLSVGSLPPGESASIRLEYVIELAVQADDGLRFCLPAVLNPRYEPQGSEGASVQVTSVPASLVPYSLSFSARVSSPRPVSKVESSCSLDPLQYLNTEQTQATVKLAAGHKFDRDVELLIYYKDAHQPTAVVEAGQASAKPGTLMGDPVVMLSLYPEFPQSVMSSVSSCGEFVFLMDRSGSMGSRMNNSESHQTRISSARDTLLLLLKSLPMGCYFNIYSFGSSYEHIFPKSVEYSQETMEEALKKVEVMDANLGGTEILEPLKHIYSQPCIPSQPRQLFVFTDGEVCNTKDVINLVKKNSGSHRCFSFGIGEGSSSALINGLAKEGGGHAQFITGTDRMQPKVMQSLRFALQPAVVDISVTWDLPKGVSVTALSPPITTLFQGQRSLIYAQLTGQSSDAAEGCVTVKYSLAGHPSQNQLHFSLKPEEDTGLTVHRLGARTLIRSLEMEEREHRGQQDGGVKEKVVELSVQSGVSSSFTALIAVNKGNNEPILGPLVRRDVPTADSKTCLYLRCYRLDQDSECSEIDNVTLKSCSLDGPYDNINVTLKSCSLDDPYDNINVFSGTGSLGPSTSSKDGGKSAKKRVKSVFSRIGCYLKGQSASSQSNKASSSRDADTEPKQPLRDPLLQLVSLQEASGRWVLDPALAAALGKTSEEVEKTKPALVNQEVWATILALIWLHGFKMNAKEEWELLANKAVSWLCAQNAPCVAECVEAGNTLLGCAVQRDVLGL
- the LOC108879387 gene encoding von Willebrand factor A domain-containing protein 5A isoform X2; this encodes MSCCGLLTVQKQPVPLKSIEVQLEVRDHVATVVSTLNYENKEDKPLEAVFVFPLPGDAAVCHFSATIGQTQIIAEVKEKQQAREEYDDALSSGQQAFLLEESEQSPDIFSLSVGSLPPGESASIRLEYVIELAVQADDGLRFCLPAVLNPRYEPQGSEGASVQVTSVPASLVPYSLSFSARVSSPRPVSKVESSCSLDPLQYLNTEQTQATVKLAAGHKFDRDVELLIYYKDAHQPTAVVEAGQASAKPGTLMGDPVVMLSLYPEFPQSVMSSVSSCGEFVFLMDRSGSMGSRMNNSESHQTRISSARDTLLLLLKSLPMGCYFNIYSFGSSYEHIFPKSVEYSQETMEEALKKVEVMDANLGGTEILEPLKHIYSQPCIPSQPRQLFVFTDGEVCNTKDVINLVKKNSGSHRCFSFGIGEGSSSALINGLAKEGGGHAQFITGTDRMQPKVMQSLRFALQPAVVDISVTWDLPKGVSVTALSPPITTLFQGQRSLIYAQLTGQSSDAAEGCVTVKYSLAGHPSQNQLHFSLKPEEDTGLTVHRLGARTLIRSLEMEEREHRGQQDGGVKEKVVELSVQSGVSSSFTALIAVNKGNNEPILGPLVRRDVPTADSKTCLYLRCYRLDQDSECSEIDNVTLKSCSLDGPYDNINVFSGTGSSFGSRTLSMNRVTLKSCSLDDPYDNINVFSGTGSLGPSTSSKDGGKSAKKRVKSVFSRIGCYLKGQSASSQSNKASSSRDADTEPKQPLRDPLLQLVSLQEASGRWVLDPALAAALGKTSEEVEKTKPALVNQEVWATILALIWLHGFKMNAKEEWELLANKAVSWLCAQNAPCVAECVEAGNTLLGCAVQRDVLGL